In Erythrobacter sp. F6033, a single genomic region encodes these proteins:
- a CDS encoding isocitrate lyase — protein MTYQNTIAQMQNIIEANGPSWGAIDAEATARMAIQNRFPTGLDIAKYTAKIMRADMDAYDADPAAYTQSLGCWHGFIAQQKMISIKKHFGSTKQRYLYLSGWMVAALRSEFGPLPDQSMHEKTSVPALIEELYTFLKQADARELGGLFRDLDAARDAGDELKAKDIQNQIDNYETHVVPIIADIDAGFGNAEATYLLAKKMIEAGACALQIENQVSDEKQCGHQDGKVTVPHEDFAQKIRACRHAFLEMGVEDGVIVARTDSLGAGLTKQIAYTKEPGDLGDQYNSFLDCDEVDPANISNGQVFISRDGKLMAPKRLPSNLFQFRAGTGEDRCVLDGITSLQAGADLLWIETEKPHVEQIAGMVDRIREVVPNAKLVYNNSPSFNWTLNFRQQVFDAMAEAGKDVSAYDRDRLMSVDYDATELAIEADEKIRTFQADAAKRAGIFHHLITLPTYHTAALSTDNLAKEYFGDQAMLGYVKNVQREEIRQGIACVKHQNMAGSDIGDDHKEYFAGEAALKAGGKDNTMNQFAAA, from the coding sequence ATGACCTATCAAAACACCATCGCACAGATGCAAAACATCATCGAAGCCAACGGCCCAAGCTGGGGCGCAATCGACGCCGAAGCGACCGCTCGTATGGCGATCCAAAACCGTTTCCCGACCGGCCTCGACATTGCGAAATACACCGCAAAGATCATGCGCGCCGATATGGACGCCTATGATGCTGACCCGGCGGCCTACACTCAATCGCTCGGCTGCTGGCACGGATTTATCGCTCAGCAAAAGATGATTTCGATCAAGAAACACTTTGGCAGCACGAAACAGCGTTACCTCTACCTGTCGGGTTGGATGGTTGCCGCGCTTCGCAGCGAATTCGGCCCACTGCCGGATCAGTCGATGCATGAAAAGACCAGCGTTCCTGCGCTGATCGAAGAGCTCTACACCTTCCTGAAACAAGCCGATGCGCGCGAGCTTGGCGGTCTTTTCCGCGATCTCGACGCAGCGCGTGATGCTGGTGACGAGCTCAAGGCGAAAGACATCCAGAACCAGATCGACAATTATGAAACGCATGTCGTTCCGATCATTGCCGATATCGATGCCGGTTTCGGTAATGCCGAGGCAACATACCTGCTCGCCAAGAAGATGATTGAGGCGGGTGCCTGCGCTCTGCAGATCGAAAATCAGGTTTCGGACGAGAAACAATGCGGTCACCAAGACGGCAAAGTCACCGTCCCGCATGAAGATTTCGCACAGAAAATCCGCGCCTGTCGCCATGCATTCTTGGAAATGGGTGTCGAAGACGGCGTGATCGTTGCTCGCACAGACAGCCTTGGTGCTGGCCTTACCAAGCAGATTGCCTACACCAAAGAGCCGGGCGATCTGGGTGACCAGTACAACAGCTTCCTAGATTGCGATGAAGTCGATCCGGCCAACATTTCGAATGGCCAAGTCTTCATCAGCCGCGATGGCAAGCTCATGGCGCCAAAACGTCTTCCATCGAACCTGTTCCAGTTCCGCGCTGGCACCGGAGAAGACCGCTGCGTTCTGGATGGTATCACGTCGCTTCAGGCGGGCGCTGATTTGCTGTGGATCGAAACCGAGAAACCGCATGTCGAGCAGATCGCCGGCATGGTCGACCGGATCCGCGAAGTCGTCCCGAATGCAAAGCTGGTTTACAACAACTCGCCTTCGTTCAACTGGACACTCAATTTCCGCCAGCAAGTGTTTGATGCGATGGCAGAAGCGGGCAAAGATGTGTCAGCGTATGACCGCGACCGTTTGATGAGCGTCGATTACGATGCGACCGAGCTCGCGATTGAGGCCGATGAGAAAATCCGCACGTTCCAGGCTGATGCCGCGAAACGTGCCGGTATCTTCCACCACCTCATCACGCTGCCGACCTATCACACCGCTGCGCTCAGCACGGATAACCTTGCGAAGGAATATTTCGGCGACCAGGCGATGCTTGGCTACGTGAAGAACGTCCAACGCGAAGAAATCCGTCAGGGTATCGCCTGCGTGAAGCACCAGAACATGGCTGGCTCCGACATCGGGGACGATCACAAGGAATACTTCGCTGGCGAAGCAGCCCTGAAAGCGGGCGGCAAGGACAACACGATGAACCAGTTCGCCGCTGCTTAA
- a CDS encoding amidohydrolase codes for MRIGLALAGVCGLAFAAPAQADELRDALMEDMPELMEVYKDLHTNPELSFQEFNTAKKLAARARELGFEVTEGVGQTGVVAVMKNGDGPTVMLRADMDGLPVEEQTGLPYASKARGVPESGVESGIMHACGHDTHMAAWVGAAQLLAERKDEWSGTLVMILQPAEELGLGAVAMLEDGLYERFPKPDYVLAFHDAAAAPAGFVGYTPGFALANVDSVDITVKGVGGHGAYPHTTKDPIVIASSIVMRLQTLVSREISPLDSAVVTVGSFRSGAKHNIISDEAKLQLTVRSYSDETRTALLEGIERIAKAESMAAGLSGDLLPVVEVKDPYTPATYNTPELTADVAEVLTARFPGRVFETDPVMGGEDFSQFRRADPDNVKTLIFWVGGVPQDQWEKAQAGEMELPSLHSPFWAPDAEKVIATATEALTAATLDLMPAKGG; via the coding sequence GGGTGTATGCGGGCTTGCCTTTGCGGCGCCTGCGCAGGCGGATGAACTGCGTGATGCGCTGATGGAGGATATGCCTGAGCTGATGGAGGTCTACAAAGACCTGCACACCAATCCCGAACTGTCATTCCAGGAGTTTAACACAGCCAAGAAACTGGCCGCTCGCGCTCGGGAACTAGGCTTTGAAGTCACCGAAGGTGTCGGCCAAACCGGTGTCGTTGCCGTGATGAAAAACGGCGATGGTCCCACTGTGATGCTGCGCGCCGATATGGACGGTCTGCCGGTCGAAGAGCAAACCGGTTTGCCATACGCCTCCAAAGCGCGCGGTGTCCCTGAAAGCGGCGTTGAAAGCGGCATCATGCATGCCTGCGGACACGATACGCACATGGCGGCTTGGGTCGGCGCGGCGCAACTCCTCGCGGAGCGCAAAGACGAATGGTCCGGCACGCTGGTGATGATCCTGCAGCCTGCCGAGGAATTGGGTTTGGGCGCGGTCGCGATGCTGGAAGATGGCTTGTATGAACGTTTTCCAAAGCCGGACTATGTTCTTGCATTTCACGATGCCGCGGCAGCCCCTGCTGGCTTTGTTGGATACACACCAGGCTTTGCTCTCGCCAATGTCGATAGCGTCGATATCACGGTAAAAGGCGTGGGCGGGCACGGCGCCTATCCGCACACGACCAAAGATCCGATTGTGATCGCATCCAGCATCGTCATGCGCCTGCAAACGCTGGTCAGCCGGGAGATAAGCCCGCTTGATTCCGCAGTGGTGACCGTCGGCAGTTTCCGCTCTGGCGCAAAGCACAACATCATCTCGGATGAAGCGAAGCTGCAACTTACAGTCCGTTCGTATAGCGACGAGACACGGACGGCTCTGCTTGAAGGCATCGAACGCATTGCCAAAGCGGAATCCATGGCTGCTGGCCTGTCAGGCGATTTGCTGCCGGTGGTCGAGGTCAAAGACCCGTACACTCCCGCGACATACAACACGCCGGAGCTGACAGCGGATGTTGCCGAAGTGCTCACCGCGCGTTTTCCGGGCCGGGTGTTTGAAACCGATCCTGTGATGGGCGGAGAAGATTTCAGCCAGTTCCGCCGTGCGGATCCCGATAATGTGAAAACGCTCATCTTCTGGGTGGGCGGCGTGCCGCAGGATCAGTGGGAAAAGGCGCAGGCTGGCGAAATGGAACTGCCATCCCTGCACTCACCATTCTGGGCACCAGACGCGGAAAAGGTGATAGCCACCGCGACAGAGGCGCTGACTGCGGCAACGCTCGATCTGATGCCCGCTAAGGGTGGGTAA